The segment CTCAAAGATATCGTTCGGCGCATCGATAAGAATCAGTTCAAACTTTCCATCCGTCAGCAGTGCATCCGCAAGCCATGGCGTCTGTACGCCACCGACCGAGCGGGAGTTGCAGATGCCGCCGAAGGCATAGTCCCCTTCAACCGTTCCCTCATCACAGGTCACACTTGCATGAAGACGGGTCGAAAGGCCATTGGGCAAAGTACCAAGCGCATTCAAAACATAGGCGCCATAGCCGAACACATTCTTCAGATCCTGACGCGTCGTGTAGCTGACATCCGTAAAGGCGCCAAACGCTGCCACATAGTTGAAGTACTGCTCGTTGAAACGGCCGATGTCGTAGAAAAAAGGAGAACCGGAAGTGACGGCACCAATGATGTCCGCGACCGTCGGATCCGCTCCGCCATACAGGCTTTTCGAAAAATCGTTGCAGCTGCCAAGCGGAATGAAGGCATAGGGAACGCGGTGGGAAAGTGCCATCATGCCGTTGATCATATGGTTCAATGTTCCATCCCCACCGATGCACAGCACCGTGTCAAAGCGTCCCTCCGTTTTCCTCAGGATCTCTTCGGCATTGAGATGTGCCTCGGGATTGATCGGATATACCGTCACTTCGCAGTTCCTTGACGCCAATCCGTTCAGCACTTCCGGCAGCAGCGAGGCAGCCCTCCCCGTACCTGCAACGAGGTTAACCATAATGAGCACTTTCTTCATACAACGTTTCCTTTACATCGGAATCATAGCAGAATCAGCCGATCATGCTTTGATACAAACTGTAGATTTCGTTTAAATCCGGGACATCTGCCACAAAGGCATCCCCGAGAAGATCAAAATGGTCGCCATCCAGAATCACCGCCCCGTTCTCCGGAAGAATGATCTGGGGACGTCCCGCATCCTCAAGACGCCGGATGATGGCCCCAAGATGCCAAGCATCTTCTTCATAATGAGTCATGATATCGACGCCATGGAACAGATCAAGACCGGTATGAAACTCGTAGCTTTCTTCCTCCAGCAGCGGAAAAAAGCTGTCGCACAGGATTTCGGCACCGGCCGAGATTCCGATGACAAGACCCTGATAGTTCCTGACAATCTCTTCCAGACCCTGATCAAAGATCGCATTCATGCAGGCATCCGGATCGTCGCCGATCAGGCACAGAGCGTCAAAATCACTGACACCACCGATCAGACCATCATGAAAGTCGAGCATCGTCAGGGCCGAAGAAGGAATGCCATAGGCATGAA is part of the Galactobacillus timonensis genome and harbors:
- a CDS encoding diacylglycerol/lipid kinase family protein gives rise to the protein MKKVLIMVNLVAGTGRAASLLPEVLNGLASRNCEVTVYPINPEAHLNAEEILRKTEGRFDTVLCIGGDGTLNHMINGMMALSHRVPYAFIPLGSCNDFSKSLYGGADPTVADIIGAVTSGSPFFYDIGRFNEQYFNYVAAFGAFTDVSYTTRQDLKNVFGYGAYVLNALGTLPNGLSTRLHASVTCDEGTVEGDYAFGGICNSRSVGGVQTPWLADALLTDGKFELILIDAPNDIFELNEVVAGLRRGDTSNPHVHLYQGSHFRFVFDQDVAWTLDGEDGGKVTRADINVEAGAIAVMFKNK